In a single window of the Tellurirhabdus bombi genome:
- a CDS encoding sugar transferase, which translates to METLVAKKAPLRVLYVENNAHLGLAFGQKFGSMLDITVVPDQEEALASLEEGLSPDLILLNGESGVIEFLEFLDSVPHFSELPVILISESFRPDLSAKPFKGHVIDVFPPNYSEEALRTRLGYIIQKKRYREAERPAHKSTKIRVPIGKRIFDIVVSFTALALLSPLLLVVIILIKLDSKGPIFYGSKRVGAGYKIFSMYKFRTMRTDADKMLAGMSSQNMYNKPVEEPTNELCDECKVIGACQRLLFLDNQQMCEKIYHRNQQAKAKFMKFKEDPRVTRLGKILRNTSIDELPQLYNILRGDMSFVGNRPLPPYEAEKLTATGYARRFAAPAGLTGLWQVTKRGKAKVSDLERIQLDVLYAKKYSFKTDLIIMIKTVKALFQKENV; encoded by the coding sequence ATGGAAACGCTAGTGGCTAAAAAAGCACCTCTTCGCGTGCTTTATGTTGAAAATAACGCCCATTTGGGCCTTGCTTTTGGCCAGAAATTTGGGTCAATGCTTGATATTACGGTTGTGCCCGATCAGGAAGAGGCTCTGGCTAGCTTGGAAGAGGGGTTGTCTCCTGACTTAATTCTGTTGAATGGAGAGTCGGGGGTTATCGAATTTCTGGAATTTCTGGATTCTGTTCCTCATTTCAGTGAGCTACCCGTTATTTTAATATCCGAATCGTTTAGGCCAGATTTATCCGCCAAACCGTTTAAAGGACACGTAATTGATGTGTTCCCGCCGAATTATTCGGAAGAGGCCTTGCGCACTCGTTTGGGATACATAATCCAGAAAAAACGATACCGGGAGGCGGAACGGCCCGCCCATAAATCAACGAAAATACGAGTGCCGATTGGCAAGCGAATTTTTGACATCGTGGTTTCCTTTACGGCACTGGCTTTGCTATCACCCTTGTTACTGGTGGTGATTATTTTGATCAAGCTGGACTCAAAAGGACCGATTTTCTACGGTTCAAAACGGGTAGGAGCAGGGTACAAAATCTTCAGCATGTACAAATTCCGTACAATGCGAACCGATGCCGACAAAATGCTGGCGGGTATGTCGTCGCAGAACATGTACAACAAGCCCGTTGAAGAGCCAACCAACGAACTGTGCGACGAGTGTAAGGTGATTGGTGCGTGCCAGCGTCTATTGTTTCTGGATAACCAGCAGATGTGCGAGAAAATCTACCACCGGAACCAGCAGGCCAAGGCGAAGTTCATGAAGTTTAAGGAAGATCCCCGCGTGACCCGGCTTGGAAAAATTCTCCGCAATACCAGCATTGACGAACTGCCTCAATTGTACAACATCCTGCGGGGTGATATGTCTTTCGTGGGCAACCGGCCTTTGCCGCCTTACGAGGCTGAAAAGCTGACGGCAACGGGCTACGCACGCCGGTTTGCGGCTCCTGCGGGCTTAACGGGTCTCTGGCAGGTAACGAAGCGAGGCAAAGCCAAAGTGTCGGATCTGGAGCGAATTCAGTTGGATGTGTTATACGCCAAGAAATATTCCTTCAAGACGGACCTTATCATCATGATCAAAACGGTTAAGGCGCTGTTTCAGAAAGAGAACGTATGA
- a CDS encoding glycosyltransferase family 2 protein encodes MSVKPLVSLITINYNQAEVTCAMLESTRQLTYPHFEVIVVDNGSREDPTKLILQGNYPNVKVIVSAENLGFSGGNNLGIQHAKGEYYFLLNNDTIVTPDLLDQLLAPFATDPEVGVTCPKIRYFDHPTIIQYAGYHPLSRFTGRTWAIGLGETDNGQYEQSGPTAFAHGAAMLVKRSVLDRAGSLDDSFFLYYEELDWSLRIRRAGFKIYYQAQALIYHKESMSVGKMNALKVYYHTRNRMLFMRRNVSGFTLLVFYLYYFVFALPKAAILYLVRRQKDYLKALKEAVVWNLKNKVPGPEHVLPSIGAKS; translated from the coding sequence ATGAGTGTAAAACCGCTGGTTTCGCTGATTACCATAAATTACAACCAGGCGGAGGTAACCTGTGCCATGTTGGAATCAACCCGGCAGTTGACTTATCCGCATTTTGAAGTAATTGTCGTTGATAATGGCTCGCGGGAAGATCCAACGAAACTGATTCTCCAGGGAAATTATCCGAACGTCAAGGTAATTGTCAGCGCGGAGAACCTGGGCTTTTCCGGGGGAAATAATCTGGGCATTCAGCACGCAAAAGGCGAGTACTACTTTCTGCTCAATAACGACACCATCGTCACGCCTGACTTGCTGGATCAGCTTCTGGCCCCCTTCGCCACAGATCCAGAAGTGGGAGTAACTTGTCCGAAAATCCGGTATTTTGATCATCCGACCATCATTCAGTATGCGGGCTATCACCCGTTAAGCCGTTTTACGGGGCGCACCTGGGCCATTGGCTTAGGCGAAACCGATAACGGGCAATACGAGCAGTCGGGGCCGACGGCCTTCGCCCACGGAGCAGCTATGCTGGTAAAGCGAAGCGTACTGGATCGGGCCGGCTCACTAGATGATTCGTTTTTTCTGTATTACGAAGAACTGGATTGGTCGCTGCGCATTCGGCGGGCGGGCTTCAAGATCTATTACCAGGCCCAGGCATTAATCTACCACAAAGAGTCCATGAGCGTCGGGAAAATGAACGCCCTGAAGGTCTACTACCACACGCGGAACCGGATGCTGTTCATGCGGCGCAACGTGTCTGGTTTTACCCTGCTGGTTTTTTATCTGTACTACTTTGTGTTTGCCCTGCCCAAGGCGGCGATTTTATACCTGGTACGTCGCCAGAAAGACTATTTGAAAGCACTGAAAGAGGCGGTTGTCTGGAATTTAAAGAACAAGGTTCCGGGTCCGGAGCACGTGTTACCGTCTATTGGTGCGAAATCCTAA
- a CDS encoding glycosyltransferase family 2 protein, with product MNYIEIILVVSVALVVYTYFGYGLVVWLLIRLKGKRPVKQLDDNYWPDVTLAVPAYNELSCLPAKVENSLDQDYPRERLHLLFVTEGSNDGSDEYLRSHYAGVVDVMGGSERRGKVAAMNRAMEHIKTPIVIFTDANTQLNTGAVRELVKHFRDPEVGAVAGEKRILTNDNEAAAGAGEGLYWKYESLLKRWDAELHTIVGAAGELFAVRTNLYEPVETDTILDDFIISLRIAGRGYRVAYEPDAYALERPSFSILDEQKRKIRIAAGGFQSIVRLSYLLNPFRYGVLTFEYVSHRVFRWAVAPLCLPIIFLANCLLALQAFTEPSDRGNGWVALLVLQCLFYGAAWAGYLLEKKQLRWKALFVPFYFTFMNVCALAGLVRYLRGAQSGTWEKVRRADDVTLKATQESARK from the coding sequence ATGAACTACATAGAGATTATTCTGGTCGTTAGCGTTGCGCTTGTCGTCTATACCTATTTCGGATATGGTTTAGTCGTTTGGCTGCTCATTCGGCTGAAAGGAAAAAGGCCGGTGAAGCAGTTGGATGACAACTATTGGCCCGACGTGACGCTGGCCGTGCCCGCCTACAACGAATTATCCTGTTTGCCCGCTAAGGTCGAAAACTCGCTGGACCAGGATTACCCGCGTGAACGCCTGCATTTGCTGTTCGTAACGGAAGGGTCCAATGATGGCTCCGATGAATACCTGCGCTCGCATTATGCGGGCGTGGTTGATGTGATGGGGGGCAGCGAGCGCCGGGGAAAAGTAGCGGCCATGAACCGGGCGATGGAGCATATTAAAACGCCTATTGTGATTTTTACGGATGCCAACACCCAGCTCAATACGGGTGCCGTGCGCGAACTGGTGAAGCATTTCCGGGACCCGGAAGTGGGCGCTGTTGCCGGCGAAAAACGAATCCTTACCAACGATAACGAAGCCGCCGCCGGGGCGGGCGAGGGGCTTTACTGGAAATATGAATCCTTGCTGAAACGCTGGGATGCCGAATTACACACGATTGTTGGTGCTGCCGGTGAGCTTTTTGCCGTTCGGACGAATTTATACGAGCCGGTGGAAACAGACACCATTCTGGACGATTTTATCATTTCGCTGCGGATTGCCGGACGTGGCTACCGGGTTGCCTACGAGCCGGATGCCTATGCACTGGAACGGCCTTCGTTCTCGATTCTGGATGAACAGAAGCGTAAAATTCGGATTGCGGCGGGCGGATTTCAGTCGATTGTGCGGCTCAGTTATCTGCTCAATCCGTTCCGCTACGGCGTGCTTACCTTCGAATACGTATCACACCGTGTATTTCGTTGGGCAGTGGCTCCGTTGTGTCTGCCAATCATTTTTCTGGCCAATTGCCTGCTGGCGTTACAGGCTTTCACAGAACCTTCGGATCGGGGGAACGGCTGGGTAGCCTTACTGGTACTTCAGTGCCTTTTTTACGGGGCGGCCTGGGCGGGCTATTTGCTGGAGAAAAAGCAGCTTCGCTGGAAAGCCCTGTTTGTGCCTTTTTACTTTACGTTTATGAACGTTTGTGCCTTGGCCGGTTTGGTTCGCTACTTGCGGGGAGCACAGTCCGGTACGTGGGAAAAAGTGCGTCGGGCTGATGACGTAACGTTGAAGGCCACCCAGGAAAGCGCCCGAAAATAA
- a CDS encoding response regulator transcription factor has product METRYNVLIVEDDAFIRKVLRHTLNNDFEVTTQINGIEAMTWLEEGHAVDIVITDLQMPYMTGQELIRNIRASSLFNHLPVIILSTYDDSNTRIACLEMGADDYMIKPFNPMEVKAKILALLRRAEYRKASSSPTRTTDGSSGN; this is encoded by the coding sequence ATGGAAACTCGTTACAATGTACTTATTGTTGAAGACGATGCTTTTATTCGGAAAGTGCTTCGACATACACTGAATAATGACTTTGAGGTAACTACACAAATTAATGGCATTGAAGCAATGACCTGGCTGGAAGAAGGTCATGCGGTAGATATTGTCATTACTGATTTGCAGATGCCTTATATGACCGGTCAGGAACTGATTCGAAATATTCGGGCAAGCTCTTTATTTAATCATTTGCCGGTTATTATTTTATCTACTTACGACGATAGTAATACCCGAATTGCCTGTTTGGAAATGGGTGCTGACGACTACATGATTAAGCCATTTAATCCGATGGAAGTCAAAGCGAAAATATTAGCTCTTTTGCGTCGGGCAGAGTATCGAAAAGCAAGTAGTTCTCCGACCAGAACTACGGATGGCTCTTCAGGCAATTGA